One window from the genome of Spirosoma rhododendri encodes:
- a CDS encoding acyl-CoA thioesterase gives MLTHDVTGIRVRYYDTDQMGIVYYGNYARFYEIGRVELMRHIGMDYKDLEADGVGMPVYDMSTRFIRPARYDDLLTVRVTVPQMPTTRMLFQYEVFNQHGHLLNTGSTTLVFVKSATGRPCPVPPELATLAKPFFGE, from the coding sequence ATGCTGACACACGACGTTACGGGCATCCGGGTTCGCTACTACGATACCGATCAGATGGGCATCGTTTATTACGGCAACTACGCCCGCTTCTACGAAATTGGCCGGGTCGAGCTGATGCGGCACATCGGCATGGACTACAAAGACCTCGAAGCTGATGGCGTCGGGATGCCGGTTTACGACATGAGTACCCGATTCATCCGACCCGCCCGCTACGACGACCTGCTCACCGTCCGGGTGACGGTACCGCAGATGCCCACCACCCGGATGCTGTTTCAGTACGAGGTGTTCAACCAGCACGGCCACCTGCTCAACACCGGCAGCACCACGCTGGTATTCGTCAAATCGGCGACGGGTCGCCCCTGCCCCGTCCCGCCCGAACTGGCCACCCTTGCCAAACCTTTCTTTGGGGAGTAG